Proteins from one Caretta caretta isolate rCarCar2 chromosome 12, rCarCar1.hap1, whole genome shotgun sequence genomic window:
- the DRC4 gene encoding dynein regulatory complex subunit 4 isoform X2 has translation MAPKKKGGKKAKGGKAAAVVDAIPPEDMNKDQLEEHIVRLREELDREREERNYFQLERDKIHTFWEITRRQLDEKKAELRNKDREMEEAEERHQVEIKVYKQKVKHLLYEHQNNITELKAEGSVSMKLAQKEHRTQETELRKDMRTLKVELKEQELANEVVVKNLRMKQEEEITRLRSDFERQVKEIEAKYDKKMRVLRDELDLRRKTEIHEIEERKNGQINTLMKNHEKAFSDIKNYYNDVTLNNLALINTLKEQMEEMKKKEDHLEKEMAEVLLQNKRQTEPLQRAREEVAELQKKLAHYEKDKEALANTKARLKVTQKELKDLQWEHEVLEQRFSKVQAERDELYQKFTKAISEVQQKTGFKNLLLERKLKGLSNILEKKEVQLNEILSASNLDPSALTMVTRKLEDVLDSKNNTIKDLQYELARVCKAHNDLLRTYEAKLTAFGIPLDNVGFKPLETTVLGQGPAGLVATPT, from the exons atg GCACCCAAAAAGAAAGGTGGCAAAAAAGCCAAGGGGGGCAAAGCTGCAGCGGTGGTGGATGCTATTCCCCCGGAGGACATGAACAAGGATCAG ctggaggagcacaTTGTGCGTCTCCGGGAGGAGCTGGACCGCGAACGGGAGGAGCGCAACTACTTCCAGCTGGAGCGTGACAAGATCCACACCTTCTGGGAGATCACCCGTCGGCAGCTGGATGAGAAGAAGGCAGAGCTGCGCAACAAGGACCGAGAGATGGAGGAGGCCGAGGAGCGGCATCAAGTGGAGATTAAA GTTTACAAGCAGAAGGTGAAGCACCTGTTGTATGAGCACCAGAACAACATCACAGAACTGAAGGCAGAGGGCAGCGTGTCCATGAAGCTGGCCCAGAAGGAGCACCGCACCCAGGAGACGGAGCTGCGCAAGGATATGCGCACCTTGAAAGTGGAGCTAAAGGAGCAGGAGCTGGCCAACGAGGTGGTAGTGAAAAATCTGCGCATG AAACAAGAGGAGGAGATCACACGGCTGCGCAGCGACTTTGAGAGACAAGTGAAAG AAATTGAGGCCAAATACGACAAGAAGATGCGCGTGCTGCGGGACGAGCTGGATCTGCGGAGGAAAACGGAGATCCACGAGATCGAGGAGAGGAAAAATGGACAGATCAACACACTGATGAAGAACCACGAGAAGGCCTTCAGTGACATCAAGAACTACTACAACGATGTCACCCTCAACAACCTGGCACTCATCAACACTCTCAAG GAGCAGATGGAGGAGATGAAGAAGAAGGAGGATCATCTGGAGAAGGAGATGGCGGAAGTGCTGCTTCAGAACAAGAGGCAGACAGAGCCCCTGCAGCGGGCCCGGGAGGAGGTGGCCGAGCTGCAGAAGAAGCTAGCCCACTACGAGAAGGACAAGGAGGCACTGGCT AACACAAAGGCCCGTTTGAAAGTCACCCAGAAGGAATTAAAAGACCTTCAGTGGGAACATGAAGTGCTGGAGCAGAGGTTCAGCAAG GTGCAGGCAGAACGAGACGAGCTCTATCAGAAGTTCACCAAAGCTATTAGTGAGGTGCAGCAGAAGACTGGCTTCAAGAACCTGCTCCTGGAGCGCAAGTTGAAGGGCCTCTCCAACATACTGGAGAAGAAGGAGGTGCAGCTTAATGAAATCCTCTCAGCCTCCAATCTTGACCCCAGCGCCCTCACCATGGTCACACGCAAACTGGAG GACGTGCTGGATTCCAAGAACAACACCATCAAGGATCTCCAGTACGAACTGGCCCGAGTCTGCAAG GCACACAACGACTTGCTGCGCACCTATGAGGCCAAGCTCACAGCCTTCGGGATCCCCCTGGACAACGTGGGCTTCAAACCACTGGAGAccacagtgctggggcagggcccAGCCGGACTCGTTGCTACCCCCACCTAA
- the DRC4 gene encoding dynein regulatory complex subunit 4 isoform X1, translated as MYIVFFSKAPKKKGGKKAKGGKAAAVVDAIPPEDMNKDQLEEHIVRLREELDREREERNYFQLERDKIHTFWEITRRQLDEKKAELRNKDREMEEAEERHQVEIKVYKQKVKHLLYEHQNNITELKAEGSVSMKLAQKEHRTQETELRKDMRTLKVELKEQELANEVVVKNLRMKQEEEITRLRSDFERQVKEIEAKYDKKMRVLRDELDLRRKTEIHEIEERKNGQINTLMKNHEKAFSDIKNYYNDVTLNNLALINTLKEQMEEMKKKEDHLEKEMAEVLLQNKRQTEPLQRAREEVAELQKKLAHYEKDKEALANTKARLKVTQKELKDLQWEHEVLEQRFSKVQAERDELYQKFTKAISEVQQKTGFKNLLLERKLKGLSNILEKKEVQLNEILSASNLDPSALTMVTRKLEDVLDSKNNTIKDLQYELARVCKAHNDLLRTYEAKLTAFGIPLDNVGFKPLETTVLGQGPAGLVATPT; from the exons ATgtatattgttttcttttctaaGGCACCCAAAAAGAAAGGTGGCAAAAAAGCCAAGGGGGGCAAAGCTGCAGCGGTGGTGGATGCTATTCCCCCGGAGGACATGAACAAGGATCAG ctggaggagcacaTTGTGCGTCTCCGGGAGGAGCTGGACCGCGAACGGGAGGAGCGCAACTACTTCCAGCTGGAGCGTGACAAGATCCACACCTTCTGGGAGATCACCCGTCGGCAGCTGGATGAGAAGAAGGCAGAGCTGCGCAACAAGGACCGAGAGATGGAGGAGGCCGAGGAGCGGCATCAAGTGGAGATTAAA GTTTACAAGCAGAAGGTGAAGCACCTGTTGTATGAGCACCAGAACAACATCACAGAACTGAAGGCAGAGGGCAGCGTGTCCATGAAGCTGGCCCAGAAGGAGCACCGCACCCAGGAGACGGAGCTGCGCAAGGATATGCGCACCTTGAAAGTGGAGCTAAAGGAGCAGGAGCTGGCCAACGAGGTGGTAGTGAAAAATCTGCGCATG AAACAAGAGGAGGAGATCACACGGCTGCGCAGCGACTTTGAGAGACAAGTGAAAG AAATTGAGGCCAAATACGACAAGAAGATGCGCGTGCTGCGGGACGAGCTGGATCTGCGGAGGAAAACGGAGATCCACGAGATCGAGGAGAGGAAAAATGGACAGATCAACACACTGATGAAGAACCACGAGAAGGCCTTCAGTGACATCAAGAACTACTACAACGATGTCACCCTCAACAACCTGGCACTCATCAACACTCTCAAG GAGCAGATGGAGGAGATGAAGAAGAAGGAGGATCATCTGGAGAAGGAGATGGCGGAAGTGCTGCTTCAGAACAAGAGGCAGACAGAGCCCCTGCAGCGGGCCCGGGAGGAGGTGGCCGAGCTGCAGAAGAAGCTAGCCCACTACGAGAAGGACAAGGAGGCACTGGCT AACACAAAGGCCCGTTTGAAAGTCACCCAGAAGGAATTAAAAGACCTTCAGTGGGAACATGAAGTGCTGGAGCAGAGGTTCAGCAAG GTGCAGGCAGAACGAGACGAGCTCTATCAGAAGTTCACCAAAGCTATTAGTGAGGTGCAGCAGAAGACTGGCTTCAAGAACCTGCTCCTGGAGCGCAAGTTGAAGGGCCTCTCCAACATACTGGAGAAGAAGGAGGTGCAGCTTAATGAAATCCTCTCAGCCTCCAATCTTGACCCCAGCGCCCTCACCATGGTCACACGCAAACTGGAG GACGTGCTGGATTCCAAGAACAACACCATCAAGGATCTCCAGTACGAACTGGCCCGAGTCTGCAAG GCACACAACGACTTGCTGCGCACCTATGAGGCCAAGCTCACAGCCTTCGGGATCCCCCTGGACAACGTGGGCTTCAAACCACTGGAGAccacagtgctggggcagggcccAGCCGGACTCGTTGCTACCCCCACCTAA
- the DRC4 gene encoding dynein regulatory complex subunit 4 isoform X3, whose product MKLAQKEHRTQETELRKDMRTLKVELKEQELANEVVVKNLRMKQEEEITRLRSDFERQVKEIEAKYDKKMRVLRDELDLRRKTEIHEIEERKNGQINTLMKNHEKAFSDIKNYYNDVTLNNLALINTLKEQMEEMKKKEDHLEKEMAEVLLQNKRQTEPLQRAREEVAELQKKLAHYEKDKEALANTKARLKVTQKELKDLQWEHEVLEQRFSKVQAERDELYQKFTKAISEVQQKTGFKNLLLERKLKGLSNILEKKEVQLNEILSASNLDPSALTMVTRKLEDVLDSKNNTIKDLQYELARVCKAHNDLLRTYEAKLTAFGIPLDNVGFKPLETTVLGQGPAGLVATPT is encoded by the exons ATGAAGCTGGCCCAGAAGGAGCACCGCACCCAGGAGACGGAGCTGCGCAAGGATATGCGCACCTTGAAAGTGGAGCTAAAGGAGCAGGAGCTGGCCAACGAGGTGGTAGTGAAAAATCTGCGCATG AAACAAGAGGAGGAGATCACACGGCTGCGCAGCGACTTTGAGAGACAAGTGAAAG AAATTGAGGCCAAATACGACAAGAAGATGCGCGTGCTGCGGGACGAGCTGGATCTGCGGAGGAAAACGGAGATCCACGAGATCGAGGAGAGGAAAAATGGACAGATCAACACACTGATGAAGAACCACGAGAAGGCCTTCAGTGACATCAAGAACTACTACAACGATGTCACCCTCAACAACCTGGCACTCATCAACACTCTCAAG GAGCAGATGGAGGAGATGAAGAAGAAGGAGGATCATCTGGAGAAGGAGATGGCGGAAGTGCTGCTTCAGAACAAGAGGCAGACAGAGCCCCTGCAGCGGGCCCGGGAGGAGGTGGCCGAGCTGCAGAAGAAGCTAGCCCACTACGAGAAGGACAAGGAGGCACTGGCT AACACAAAGGCCCGTTTGAAAGTCACCCAGAAGGAATTAAAAGACCTTCAGTGGGAACATGAAGTGCTGGAGCAGAGGTTCAGCAAG GTGCAGGCAGAACGAGACGAGCTCTATCAGAAGTTCACCAAAGCTATTAGTGAGGTGCAGCAGAAGACTGGCTTCAAGAACCTGCTCCTGGAGCGCAAGTTGAAGGGCCTCTCCAACATACTGGAGAAGAAGGAGGTGCAGCTTAATGAAATCCTCTCAGCCTCCAATCTTGACCCCAGCGCCCTCACCATGGTCACACGCAAACTGGAG GACGTGCTGGATTCCAAGAACAACACCATCAAGGATCTCCAGTACGAACTGGCCCGAGTCTGCAAG GCACACAACGACTTGCTGCGCACCTATGAGGCCAAGCTCACAGCCTTCGGGATCCCCCTGGACAACGTGGGCTTCAAACCACTGGAGAccacagtgctggggcagggcccAGCCGGACTCGTTGCTACCCCCACCTAA
- the LOC125620826 gene encoding 5-hydroxyisourate hydrolase-like encodes TCFDFSSTNVDGRCLLFPAPEQVKAGTYKLHFDTGAYWQWLGYTSFYPYVEVVFTVTERTWKLHIPLLISPFSYTTYKGS; translated from the exons ACTTGTTTTGATTTCAGCTCTACCAACGTGGATGGGCGCTGCCTGCTCTTCCCGGCTCCTGAGCAGGTGAAGGCTGGCACATATAAGCTGCACTTCGACACTGGGGCTTACTGGCAGTGGCTGGGGTACACTAGCTTCTACCCCTATGTGGAG GTTGTCTTCACAGTCACAGAGCGAACCTGGAAGCTGCACATCCCTCTGCTGATCAGTCCCTTCTCCTATACCACCTACAAGGGGAGCTAG
- the LOC125620827 gene encoding B-cadherin-like — MGPLEESVAALGPPALPGNRCRDSGPGSPAAAPFGAQQLKQLHCAPVWRVPASQSGALQSSLSLPLQYQATVPENEVGVLVARLSVSDRDKQGSPAWQAKYKIVRGNEGGFFTITTDPNNNNGVLETSQGLDFEVQRQFILNVIAMNDIPFSVSLPTSTATVTVNVEDVNKAPVFDPPIKSLRPAGEVALGTGHRTLLRDPGPACCGNG; from the exons ATGGGGCCCCTTGAGGAGAGTGTAGCAGCTCTGGGTCCACCAGCGCTCCCTGGAAATAGGTGTCGTGATTCTGGCCCAGGATCTCCAGCTgcggctccctttggagcccagCAGCTGAAGCAGCTGCACTGTGCCCCTGTGTGGAGGGTTCCGGCCAGTCAGAGCGGCGCCCTACAGTCCAGCCTGTCCCTTCCATTGCAGTACCAAGCCACGGTGCCCGAGAACGAAGTGGGGGTGCTGGTTGCCAGGCTGAGTGTGTCGGACAGGGACAAGCAGGGCTCTCCGGCCTGGCAGGCGAAGTACAAGATTGTGAGAGGGAACGAAGGGGGCTTTTTCACCATAACCACGGATCCCAACAACAACAACGGGGTCCTGGAGACTTCCCAG GGCCTGGATTTTGAGGTGCAAAGACAGTTCATCCTCAACGTTATCGCAATGAACGACATTCCCTTCTCCGTGTCTCTCCCAACTTCCACAGCCACCGTTACTGTGAACGTTGAGGATGTGAACAAAGCCCCAGTCTTCGATCCACCTATCAAAAGCCTGAGGCCAGCAGGAGAGGTTGCACTGGGAACTGGGCACAGAACACTCCTTAGGGACCCTGGTCCCGCTTGTTGTGGGAATGGCTGA